A single region of the Triticum dicoccoides isolate Atlit2015 ecotype Zavitan chromosome 2B, WEW_v2.0, whole genome shotgun sequence genome encodes:
- the LOC119362046 gene encoding proline-rich protein 4-like: protein MAAPRALVLGVLLLIAVSNTEAASVVVGMAKCADCTRKNMKAEEAFKGLQVAIKCKSVHGDYESKAVGALDRTGAFSVPLAADLHGANCVAQLHSAASNTPCLGQEPSKIAPVSEGTTFGVVAGAKTNVLASPECASATLLGPIKKHIIEHFHHKKPVPPKPEPKPQPHPDYGPVPKPEPKPQPHPDYHPIPPTPTYGGGGGGGGYHGHH, encoded by the exons ATGGCAGCTCCGAGAGCACTCGTCCTCGGCGTCCTGCTGCTGATCGCCGTCTCCAACACCGAGGCGGCGTCCGTCGTCGTCGGCATGGCCAAGTGCGCCGACTGCACCAGGAAGAACATGAAGGCCGAGGAAGCCTTCAAGG GTCTTCAGGTGGCGATCAAGTGCAAGAGCGTCCACGGCGACTACGAGAGCAAGGCGGTGGGTGCCCTCGACCGCACCGGCGCCTTCAGCGTGCCCCTGGCCGCCGACCTCCACGGTGCCAACTGCGTCGCTCAGCTCCACAGCGCTGCCTCCAACACGCCGTGCCTCGGCCAGGAGCCATCCAAGATCGCGCCGGTGTCCGAGGGCACCACCTTCGGCGTTGTCGCCGGCGCCAAGACCAACGTGTTGGCATCGCCAGAGTGTGCGTCGGCGACCCTGCTCGGGCCGATCAAGAAGCACATCATCGAGCACTTCCACCACAAGAAGCCCGTGCCACCGAAGCCGGAGCCCAAGCCCCAGCCCCACCCAGACTACGGCCCGGTACCCAAGCCTGAGCCGAAGCCGCAGCCCCACCCGGACTACCACCCCATCCCTCCCACgcccacctacggcggcggcggcggtggcggtggatacCACGGACACCACTAA